The DNA region ATTCACCGGGCTGTCTGGTCAACGTAATCTCTCTGGCTTTCTGCATAATGTATTCATCAATCGCGTCTTCGGGTACGCTCTGAATCTCGCCATTCTTCATTAAGCGCAGAAGCCCAGGCTGTACAGCCAAATTCATCCACTCTTGCTCCATGTGTCTGCGTTCCTCCAAAGACAATGGCTCGGCACCCACGCAGTGTCGCCACATGGATATCAACTTCTCGGAAATAATCTCACCTGTTCTAAGAACATCATGCTGCACTTCAGAAGTATTGAATAATTCTTGGTACAATGCACTTGTCTCGATTAAATAGACAGGGCCCAGCCGGTTACGCAGCAAATACATGGCATATAAAAGTCCCGTTTTCTCATGAGCATTATTCGCATACCAGATCGTTATTCGCGTATCTTCATCAATTGCACTCAATACATTGTTTAATCGAAGCAGCTCATCCATGTCTTGGACGGCATAACTTCCATGTTCACTCAAATAGAGTTTATCGAGTAGCCAGAGGTGCCTGCGGTATAAATCCGCTTGGTTAGTCAAATCTCCCAATGGACCGATGGCATAGTAGTCATTCATTGAAAAAAAACGCCGATCTGATCGACCGGGAACCTTGCCCATCGCAACCTTAATGCTGCCTAGTGGCGATTCACCAATCGCTATATGAATTTCACGTGGTTTCTGTGCCTCCAATGCCTGCTGCTCCGCTTTC from Paenibacillus sp. JNUCC-31 includes:
- a CDS encoding DUF1835 domain-containing protein — encoded protein: MIENVFDFDKELHRMNEEELRSLLRLLYLRTDMAVSVQSAEEHSVHFATKLQSIFKTVDKDRNRKKAEQQALEAQKPREIHIAIGESPLGSIKVAMGKVPGRSDRRFFSMNDYYAIGPLGDLTNQADLYRRHLWLLDKLYLSEHGSYAVQDMDELLRLNNVLSAIDEDTRITIWYANNAHEKTGLLYAMYLLRNRLGPVYLIETSALYQELFNTSEVQHDVLRTGEIISEKLISMWRHCVGAEPLSLEERRHMEQEWMNLAVQPGLLRLMKNGEIQSVPEDAIDEYIMQKAREITLTRQPGEFIKAARVVGEVLGHLEQALGDAFIEYRIRQLIIQGRLEMEGRPHAMRFYSVRLPQ